From Longimicrobium sp., one genomic window encodes:
- a CDS encoding 50S ribosomal protein L11 methyltransferase codes for MIDPRRWLVLAVRGPSPEMAGLVADGLLALGGAAVEEKGGASITYLLPPDDPDAFAAEAREQLASWLPDETPLEIEWRWQEDEDWAADWKRGLAPRQVTDRIVVKPTWTEWDAAPGQVVLDVDPQMAFGTGEHATTRGCLRLLDGALRGGDRVLDVGSGSGILAIAAVRLGAREAVAVEYDPDANLNARENFERNGVDGRVRLVEALADDALLRELGRFDLVLANILSGVIRPLLPALRGALGGDAEGRLIVSGILRAESSDVVRDAEAAGFRVERVDEEEEWWSALLRPVG; via the coding sequence GTGATCGATCCGCGCAGATGGCTGGTGCTGGCCGTCCGCGGCCCCTCGCCCGAGATGGCGGGGCTGGTCGCCGACGGCCTGCTCGCGCTGGGCGGCGCCGCGGTCGAGGAGAAGGGCGGCGCCTCCATCACCTACCTCCTCCCGCCGGACGACCCCGACGCCTTCGCGGCCGAGGCGCGCGAGCAGCTGGCGTCGTGGCTCCCGGACGAGACGCCGCTGGAGATCGAGTGGCGGTGGCAGGAGGACGAGGACTGGGCGGCGGACTGGAAGCGCGGCCTGGCCCCGCGCCAGGTGACGGACCGCATCGTCGTCAAGCCGACGTGGACGGAGTGGGACGCCGCGCCCGGGCAGGTGGTGCTCGATGTCGATCCGCAGATGGCGTTCGGCACCGGCGAGCACGCCACCACGCGCGGCTGCCTGCGCCTGCTGGACGGCGCGCTGCGCGGGGGCGACCGGGTGCTGGACGTGGGCTCCGGCTCCGGCATCCTCGCGATCGCCGCCGTGCGGCTGGGCGCGCGCGAGGCGGTGGCGGTGGAATACGACCCCGACGCCAACCTCAACGCCCGCGAGAACTTCGAGCGGAACGGCGTCGACGGCCGCGTCCGCCTGGTCGAGGCGCTGGCGGACGACGCGCTGCTGCGGGAGCTGGGACGGTTCGACCTCGTGCTCGCCAACATCCTGAGCGGTGTCATCCGCCCGCTCCTCCCGGCGCTGCGCGGCGCGCTCGGCGGGGATGCGGAGGGGCGGCTGATCGTCAGCGGCATCCTCCGCGCCGAATCCTCCGACGTGGTCCGCGATGCCGAGGCCGCCGGCTTCCGCGTGGAGCGGGTGGACGAGGAAGAGGAGTGGTGGAGCGCGCTCCTGCGCCCCGTGGGGTGA
- a CDS encoding YHS domain-containing protein, with product MATARDPVCGMEVDTDTAIRVQHGDHTHYFCSEACREKFLADPARYGDAHAAPGGTAEENPPFTVDEHGIAAPKFGSAGSGGAEFEPLPPGARD from the coding sequence ATGGCCACCGCACGCGATCCGGTCTGCGGGATGGAGGTGGATACCGACACCGCCATCCGCGTCCAGCACGGCGACCACACGCACTACTTCTGCTCGGAAGCCTGCCGCGAGAAGTTCCTGGCCGATCCGGCCCGCTACGGCGACGCCCACGCGGCGCCCGGCGGAACGGCGGAAGAGAACCCGCCCTTCACCGTCGACGAGCACGGGATCGCCGCGCCCAAGTTCGGCTCCGCGGGGAGCGGCGGCGCCGAGTTCGAGCCGCTCCCGCCCGGCGCGCGCGACTGA
- a CDS encoding VOC family protein, whose translation MSGIVGLDHVQLAMPRGGEERARAFYAGVLGMAEAAKPAVLAARGGVWFTAGAAEVHLGVEDDFRPARKAHPALSVHGLAAMLEACRAAGCEIADAEPLEGCERAYVSDPFGNRVELIERS comes from the coding sequence ATGAGCGGGATCGTGGGGCTGGACCACGTGCAGCTGGCGATGCCGCGCGGCGGCGAGGAGCGGGCGCGCGCCTTCTACGCCGGCGTGCTGGGGATGGCGGAGGCGGCGAAGCCGGCGGTGCTCGCGGCGCGCGGCGGCGTGTGGTTCACCGCCGGCGCGGCGGAGGTGCACCTGGGCGTGGAGGACGACTTCCGCCCGGCGCGCAAGGCGCACCCCGCGCTGAGCGTGCACGGGCTCGCGGCGATGCTGGAGGCGTGCCGGGCGGCCGGGTGCGAGATCGCGGACGCGGAGCCGCTGGAGGGGTGCGAGCGCGCGTACGTCTCCGACCCGTTCGGCAACCGCGTCGAGCTCATCGAGCGGAGCTGA
- a CDS encoding histidine triad nucleotide-binding protein: MSDCIFCRIVAGEIPSQRVLEGGDWIAIRDINPAAPTHVLVIPRRHVDSIAALEDGDGQLAGALLLAARDVARHEGVAESGYRTVINTGAHGGQTVAHLHVHVIGGRQLTGHGTA; encoded by the coding sequence ATGAGCGACTGCATCTTCTGCAGGATCGTGGCGGGCGAGATCCCGTCGCAGCGCGTGCTGGAGGGCGGCGACTGGATCGCCATCCGCGACATCAACCCTGCCGCGCCCACGCACGTGCTGGTCATCCCCCGCCGCCACGTGGATTCCATCGCCGCGCTGGAGGATGGGGACGGGCAGCTGGCGGGGGCGCTGCTGCTGGCGGCGCGCGACGTGGCGCGGCACGAGGGCGTGGCCGAGAGCGGCTACCGCACGGTGATCAACACCGGCGCGCACGGCGGGCAGACGGTGGCGCATCTCCACGTGCACGTGATCGGCGGGCGGCAGCTGACAGGGCACGGCACGGCCTGA
- a CDS encoding zinc ribbon domain-containing protein yields MSEIQFSDNYNDLSTDTGFQFEFYCEHCHESWRSPFDRYAAGTAESLLGAADGLFGGFFGTARNAVSNLRGAGWSKARDEALRKAVGAAREHFHRCARCANHYCDNCWNEDEGVCTVCVPRLDAELSAIRREAKLNRAREEAYAQATVSQADLTDRVVSCRDCGAPVGKGKFCPECGTPVSLTRTCGSCEAEIPTSAKFCPECGAKP; encoded by the coding sequence ATGAGCGAGATCCAGTTCAGCGACAACTACAACGACCTGTCCACCGACACCGGCTTCCAGTTCGAGTTCTACTGCGAGCACTGCCACGAGTCGTGGCGCTCGCCGTTCGACCGCTACGCGGCGGGGACGGCGGAAAGCCTGCTGGGCGCGGCGGACGGGCTGTTCGGCGGGTTCTTCGGCACCGCGCGCAACGCCGTGAGCAACCTGCGCGGCGCGGGGTGGAGCAAGGCGCGCGACGAGGCGCTGCGCAAGGCGGTGGGGGCGGCGCGCGAGCACTTTCACCGCTGCGCGCGGTGCGCCAACCACTACTGCGACAACTGCTGGAACGAGGACGAGGGGGTGTGCACGGTATGCGTGCCGCGGCTGGACGCGGAGCTCTCCGCCATCCGCCGCGAGGCCAAGCTGAACCGCGCCCGCGAGGAGGCGTACGCGCAGGCCACCGTCAGCCAGGCGGACCTCACCGACCGGGTGGTAAGCTGCCGGGACTGCGGCGCGCCGGTGGGAAAGGGCAAGTTCTGCCCGGAGTGCGGCACGCCCGTGTCGCTCACGCGCACCTGCGGCAGCTGCGAGGCGGAGATCCCCACGTCGGCCAAGTTCTGCCCCGAATGCGGAGCCAAGCCGTAA
- a CDS encoding GlsB/YeaQ/YmgE family stress response membrane protein codes for MHGILWWILVGLIAGVLASVVMGGIGYGIIGDIIVGIVGAFIGGWLLSTLGVGTPFGGLAGQIFVAFIGAIVLLFLIRLLAGAGRRRYP; via the coding sequence ATGCACGGAATCCTCTGGTGGATCCTGGTCGGCCTGATCGCCGGCGTTCTGGCGTCGGTGGTGATGGGCGGGATCGGGTACGGCATCATCGGCGACATCATCGTGGGCATCGTGGGCGCGTTCATCGGCGGCTGGCTGCTGAGCACCCTCGGCGTGGGCACCCCGTTCGGCGGGCTCGCGGGCCAGATCTTCGTCGCCTTCATCGGCGCCATCGTGCTGCTCTTCCTCATCCGCCTGCTCGCGGGCGCGGGACGGCGACGCTATCCCTGA
- a CDS encoding low molecular weight protein-tyrosine-phosphatase, translating into MDQLKLVDDGTWQPIRVLFVCLGNICRSPLAEAVFRHLVDERGWTDRFEIDSAGTSGWHRGSPPDRRSAETARRRGIEVAGASRKVIAADLRRFDYVIAMDADNRAALDELHRSAGGTAEVRQLREFEAGADSLDVPDPYYGGPRGFEDVHDIVERGCAGLLAHIAAERGLR; encoded by the coding sequence ATGGATCAGCTGAAGCTGGTGGACGACGGGACGTGGCAGCCGATCCGCGTGCTGTTCGTGTGCCTGGGCAACATCTGTCGGTCGCCGCTGGCGGAGGCGGTGTTCCGGCACCTGGTGGACGAGCGGGGATGGACGGACCGCTTCGAGATCGACTCGGCGGGGACGTCGGGGTGGCACCGCGGCTCGCCGCCGGACCGGCGCAGCGCCGAGACGGCCCGCCGCCGCGGCATCGAGGTGGCGGGCGCGAGCCGGAAGGTGATCGCCGCGGACCTGCGGCGCTTCGACTACGTGATCGCCATGGACGCCGACAACCGCGCCGCGCTGGACGAGCTGCACCGGTCGGCGGGCGGCACGGCGGAGGTGCGGCAGCTGCGCGAGTTCGAGGCGGGCGCGGACTCGCTCGACGTGCCCGACCCGTACTACGGCGGCCCGCGCGGATTCGAGGACGTGCACGACATCGTGGAGCGCGGCTGCGCGGGGTTGCTGGCCCACATCGCCGCCGAGCGCGGGCTGCGGTGA
- a CDS encoding fructosamine kinase family protein: MSLPDAVRASVARQVGAIRSVTPVGGGCISEAYRLETADGPVFLKHHPEAPAGMFAAEADGLRALRAAAGDALRIPAVLAIGDAWIALEWLEPGPRGRGFGERLGRGLAALHRARSPGGWGWEAPNWIGSLPQENAPAASWSGFWRDRRLVPQFRQAADAGRDTGPRREWDRLFDRLPALLAEAEEDGPSLLHGDLWGGNVLSAAGDPALIDPAVYRGHREADLAMTELFGGFDAAFHAAYEEAWPLRPGYREARRGIYQLYYLLVHVTLFGGGYAGQALSTLRRVPGA, from the coding sequence GTGAGCCTGCCCGACGCGGTCCGCGCCTCGGTCGCGCGGCAGGTCGGTGCGATTCGCTCCGTCACCCCGGTCGGTGGCGGGTGCATCAGCGAGGCGTATCGCCTGGAGACGGCGGACGGCCCCGTCTTCCTGAAGCATCATCCCGAAGCCCCTGCCGGGATGTTCGCCGCGGAGGCGGACGGCCTGCGCGCCCTCCGCGCCGCCGCGGGCGACGCGCTCCGCATCCCCGCCGTGCTCGCCATCGGCGACGCGTGGATCGCGCTGGAGTGGCTGGAGCCGGGCCCGCGCGGCCGCGGCTTCGGCGAGCGGCTGGGGCGCGGGCTGGCGGCGCTCCATCGCGCGAGATCCCCCGGCGGATGGGGATGGGAGGCGCCGAACTGGATCGGCTCGCTCCCGCAGGAGAACGCGCCGGCCGCGTCGTGGTCCGGGTTCTGGCGCGACCGCCGTCTCGTCCCCCAGTTCCGCCAAGCCGCGGATGCCGGCCGCGACACCGGCCCGCGCCGCGAGTGGGACCGCCTCTTCGACCGCCTCCCCGCGCTGCTGGCGGAGGCGGAGGAAGACGGCCCGTCGCTGCTGCACGGCGACCTGTGGGGCGGCAACGTCCTTTCCGCGGCGGGCGATCCGGCGCTCATCGACCCCGCGGTGTATCGCGGCCACCGCGAAGCCGACCTGGCGATGACGGAGCTGTTCGGCGGCTTCGATGCCGCCTTCCACGCCGCGTACGAGGAGGCTTGGCCGCTGCGCCCCGGCTATCGCGAGGCACGGCGCGGCATCTACCAGCTCTACTATCTCCTCGTCCACGTCACCCTCTTCGGCGGCGGCTACGCCGGCCAGGCGCTGTCCACGCTGCGCCGCGTGCCGGGCGCGTAG
- a CDS encoding phospholipase D-like domain-containing protein: MSETVPPPSSPVYVHHRMPPPQGNSVAVRTLVRYAERAMERASDGPQVRGNTARLLVDGPQAFPAWLAAIEGAREWIHLENYIIRNDRTGLRFREALCDRARDGVKVRALFDWMGCWATPRRFFKPFRDAGVEIRFFQPPRATNPLGFLRRDHRKIVAVDGGWASVAGMCIGDEWAGDPERGIPAWRDTGAEFRGPVAAALDLTFSRTWARAGRPLPADEVPDPGRIKPAGDVSVRVVEGVPAKSRIYRLSQFLTLAVEQRLWITDPYFLVPPAMAEALASAARDGVDVRVLLPAFNNWPIVGGMSRAGYRPLLEAGVRIFEWEGPMIHAKTAVADGVWSRVGSSNQNLASLLGNWELDVAVTDRHFAAEMEALFETDLASSVEIKLLSSRVSRSPYRDRRSAERVLVEDPHDEHKPGRKKAREARARSYRGTELGRLMGRLARAGSVLVRALIGERLIGAEDIGWILIVAMLLFLVSAVGFLYPSWLAWPIAFFIFWIGVAALIRIATQRRPPEE, translated from the coding sequence GTGAGCGAGACCGTCCCCCCGCCGTCGTCGCCCGTGTACGTGCACCACCGCATGCCGCCGCCGCAGGGGAACTCGGTGGCGGTGCGGACGCTGGTGCGCTACGCCGAGCGCGCCATGGAGCGGGCGTCGGACGGGCCGCAGGTGCGCGGGAACACGGCGCGGCTGCTGGTGGACGGCCCCCAGGCGTTCCCCGCGTGGCTGGCGGCCATCGAGGGCGCCCGCGAGTGGATCCACCTGGAGAACTACATCATCCGCAACGACCGCACGGGGCTGCGCTTCCGCGAGGCGCTGTGCGACCGCGCGCGCGACGGGGTGAAGGTGCGGGCGCTGTTCGACTGGATGGGGTGCTGGGCCACGCCGCGGCGCTTCTTCAAGCCCTTCCGCGACGCGGGGGTGGAGATCCGCTTCTTCCAGCCGCCGCGCGCCACCAACCCGCTCGGCTTCCTGCGCCGCGACCACCGCAAGATCGTGGCGGTGGACGGCGGATGGGCCTCGGTGGCGGGGATGTGCATCGGCGACGAGTGGGCGGGCGACCCGGAGCGCGGCATTCCCGCGTGGCGCGACACCGGCGCCGAGTTCCGCGGCCCCGTGGCCGCCGCGCTCGACCTCACCTTCTCGCGCACCTGGGCCCGCGCCGGCCGCCCGCTCCCGGCCGACGAGGTTCCCGACCCCGGGCGCATCAAGCCCGCGGGCGACGTTTCCGTGCGCGTGGTGGAGGGGGTTCCGGCGAAGTCGCGCATCTACCGCCTGTCGCAGTTCCTGACGCTGGCGGTGGAGCAGCGGCTGTGGATCACCGATCCGTACTTCCTCGTCCCCCCCGCGATGGCGGAAGCACTCGCGTCGGCCGCGCGCGACGGGGTGGACGTGCGGGTGCTCCTCCCCGCGTTCAACAACTGGCCCATCGTGGGGGGGATGAGCCGCGCGGGGTACCGTCCGCTGCTGGAGGCGGGGGTGCGGATCTTCGAGTGGGAGGGGCCCATGATCCACGCCAAGACGGCCGTGGCCGACGGCGTGTGGTCGCGGGTGGGGAGCAGCAACCAGAACCTGGCGTCGCTGCTGGGGAACTGGGAGCTGGATGTGGCGGTGACGGATCGCCACTTCGCGGCGGAGATGGAGGCGCTGTTCGAGACCGACCTGGCCAGCTCGGTGGAGATCAAGCTGCTGAGCTCGCGCGTCTCCCGCTCGCCGTACCGCGACCGCCGCTCGGCCGAGCGCGTGCTGGTGGAGGACCCGCACGACGAGCACAAGCCCGGCCGCAAGAAGGCCCGCGAGGCCCGCGCGCGCTCCTACCGCGGAACGGAGTTGGGTCGGTTGATGGGGCGCCTGGCGCGCGCGGGCTCGGTGCTGGTCCGCGCCCTGATCGGCGAGCGCCTGATCGGCGCCGAGGACATCGGGTGGATCCTCATCGTGGCGATGCTCCTCTTCCTCGTCTCCGCCGTCGGCTTCCTGTATCCCAGCTGGCTGGCGTGGCCCATCGCCTTCTTCATCTTCTGGATCGGCGTGGCCGCCCTCATCCGCATCGCCACCCAGCGAAGGCCGCCGGAGGAGTGA
- the tcmP gene encoding three-Cys-motif partner protein TcmP — protein sequence MTDRDRLSLFKIPEMPPVRVQGRERRNGRHALQKLEFLNRFLPPALLATRSKVSRHYVDLFAGQGYFRDEEGRVHEGSALRALSIGAEDSQSVAFTDATLVNLFPEHAQALAENIEKLCATRRCRVPQNRIELIQGDANEAVPRILARIHPRAYVFVFADPENPGQLPWETVKALRSQGHESVDLYLLFPLDMAVIRMMAWDRVKLEPTAAALTRFYGTDEWRAVVERRVTDRDRERCRKELEDLYMQGLRGLGWKHVSRAREVKRAGNHRLYQMLFATNHPVADNLAKWEGRESQLGFI from the coding sequence ATGACGGATCGAGATCGGCTATCCCTGTTCAAAATTCCTGAAATGCCTCCCGTCAGAGTACAAGGGCGGGAGCGCAGAAATGGGCGGCATGCTCTCCAGAAGCTGGAGTTCCTGAACCGTTTCCTTCCTCCTGCCCTCCTTGCAACGCGATCCAAAGTCTCACGACACTACGTCGATCTGTTTGCCGGACAAGGGTACTTCAGGGATGAGGAAGGGAGAGTCCATGAGGGATCTGCCTTGCGGGCGCTGAGCATCGGCGCGGAGGACTCACAGAGCGTTGCATTCACCGATGCAACGTTGGTAAACCTGTTTCCTGAGCACGCGCAGGCACTCGCGGAGAATATCGAGAAGCTCTGCGCCACGCGGCGGTGCCGTGTGCCGCAAAACCGCATCGAGCTGATCCAGGGCGATGCAAACGAGGCGGTTCCGAGGATTCTCGCGCGCATTCACCCGCGCGCCTACGTGTTCGTGTTTGCTGATCCCGAGAACCCCGGTCAGCTGCCATGGGAAACTGTTAAGGCGCTGAGATCTCAAGGTCACGAAAGTGTAGACCTCTACCTGCTGTTCCCGCTTGACATGGCTGTGATCCGGATGATGGCCTGGGATCGTGTCAAGCTGGAACCAACTGCAGCTGCGCTGACACGCTTCTACGGAACTGACGAGTGGCGGGCCGTAGTTGAGCGGCGAGTGACCGATCGAGATCGAGAGAGGTGCAGGAAGGAACTTGAAGACCTTTACATGCAAGGTCTACGCGGTCTCGGGTGGAAGCACGTCAGCCGTGCGCGCGAGGTGAAGCGAGCCGGTAATCACCGGCTTTACCAGATGTTGTTCGCAACAAATCACCCTGTGGCTGACAACCTCGCGAAGTGGGAAGGGAGAGAAAGCCAGTTAGGGTTTATCTGA
- a CDS encoding phage Gp37/Gp68 family protein, whose protein sequence is MGERSKIEWTDSTWNPVTGCTKVSAGCDNCYAHTLAHVRLASVYLKQPPALPTLENEIDPFAVRLWPSRLSDPARWKDPRMIFVNSMSDLFHVDVPDAYVRQIFEVMLKEDRHIYQVLTKRPARAVRWFKLNRDLFPEGEIPSHIWMGTSVEQQEVAFRIAQLRGLPAQVRFLSCEPLIGALDLDGLLSGIQWVIAGGESGANYRPMQPAWAALVRDRCEAAGVAFFFKQWGGRTSKAGGRILEDRTWDGMPALLSRHSADLLAVG, encoded by the coding sequence TTGGGCGAGCGCAGCAAGATCGAGTGGACCGATTCCACCTGGAACCCGGTGACCGGCTGCACCAAGGTGTCAGCAGGCTGCGACAACTGCTATGCGCATACGCTCGCCCATGTCCGGCTCGCTTCGGTATACCTCAAGCAGCCGCCCGCGCTGCCGACGCTGGAAAACGAGATCGATCCGTTCGCGGTTCGCCTCTGGCCCTCCCGCCTGAGCGATCCTGCGCGATGGAAGGACCCGCGGATGATCTTCGTGAACAGCATGTCCGACCTGTTCCACGTCGACGTGCCCGACGCGTACGTCCGCCAGATCTTCGAGGTGATGCTGAAGGAGGATCGGCACATCTACCAGGTCCTGACCAAGCGCCCGGCGCGCGCGGTGAGGTGGTTCAAGCTGAACCGGGATCTCTTCCCCGAAGGAGAGATCCCGTCGCACATCTGGATGGGCACGAGCGTGGAGCAGCAGGAAGTCGCCTTTCGCATCGCGCAGCTACGCGGGTTGCCTGCTCAGGTGCGATTCCTCTCCTGTGAGCCGTTGATTGGCGCCCTTGATCTCGATGGGCTGCTGTCAGGAATCCAGTGGGTTATCGCTGGTGGCGAAAGTGGAGCCAACTATCGGCCGATGCAGCCGGCATGGGCGGCGCTGGTCCGCGACCGATGCGAGGCAGCCGGTGTGGCATTCTTCTTCAAGCAGTGGGGCGGGCGCACGTCCAAGGCTGGCGGCCGAATTTTGGAGGACAGGACGTGGGACGGAATGCCAGCGCTACTCAGCCGGCATTCCGCCGACCTCTTGGCGGTCGGATAG